The Paenibacillus sp. G2S3 region GGCTTTGTCATATACTCATTACCCCCGGCTGAGAACGCCGAAACGGCCCCGGCTCCAGATTCAGTTTGTTCACCGGAAATCACCATGACCGGTAGTATCATCCCCTCAGCTCTTACAGCGGAAATTATATTCCAGCCTTCCCAAGTTCCCACCTCGCATAACTCAGCAAGCAGCAGTACCGGTTCTACTTTTGATATGGATAAGCGGAGATCCTCGGGATCTTCGCTTTTTGTTGCTTCAAGTCCAATATCTTGTAGCACACTTTCTATAACGACTCGATCTTCTTCTCTACTACTGCTATCAGCCATATACCATATTATTTGCTCAATCACAAAGTTCCCCCTTCTCCATATGACTTGCACCAGCATCACTGCGGTACTTATAGAATTCCCGGAAAACAAAAAGACCATTCCTAAGAAATGGTCTGAACAAATTTACAGCTTCTTTATCCAAAATATCGATGATAAAAGCTTCTAGCAGCAGCAATATCCTTAGTTCCATGAATCAACGCTCTACCATCAGCAAAAATAACCAGCCGATAAGGCCCTTCTTCGAATGATACCAGGTAAGCATTACTGTCTACGCTTCCGCTTCCTAAACGAGACAAGCGATTCGCAGTTTCCTGCAAGTTAAGCTTTTGGGGTCTCGCCGGGCGAATTTGTACCGTATCCCTTCCGCAAAGAACATCGCTTCGTTCTGTATTTGCTGCCGTAAGATATGGATAGATCGGATGATTCCCACAAGAAGGACAATTGTCTTTTTTGGCTGCTTTTACTCCAATTTCTTGATGTTCATTACGCCACACATCAAACGTTAACAGTTTGTTTCTTAATTGAGCTTTACGCTTACCTAGTAGTTTCAGCGCCTCTGCCGTAGCATTTGCCGTAACTAGTTGTACTGCTTGCGGAAGTATACCAGCCGTATCACAGGTATCACCTCCTAGGGGTACCGCGCCTAAGAGACAATGGAGACATGGGGTTTCTCCTGGCAAAATCGTATATGTTATTCCATAACTACCTACACATGCGCCATAGATCCAAGGAATACCGTGCTTTTGTGCCATATCATTAATAATAAGCCGAGTATCAAAATTGTCCGTACCATCCATGATCAGATCAACCCCTGAAATAAGCCCTTCCAACTCTTCGACACGAACATCTATCACATGGGCTTCAACAACGACCTCAGAATTAATCTGTTGGAGTCTTCTCTGCGCAGCGACAGCCTTAGGCATATGTTCTTGTGCATCCGCCTCGGTATAGAGCTGTTGCCTCTGAAGGTTACTCCACTCTACATAATCACGATCAGCTAAAATGACTCTTCCAACGCCGCAGCGTACCAACGTCTCTGCAATCCCTGTGCCAAGCGCACCCGCTCCCACTACTAACACACTAGACTGATCAAGCCCTTGTTGTCCCTCTGCACCAAATGGCGTAAACCGCACCTGACGAGAATAACGATCTTCACGCCTATCCCTATGGTTCATCCGAATTCACTCCCCATATCCAAAAACCGGAGAATAGCATATAGATTGCTATTCCCCGGAAGTATGATGATTCTATACTTGTACAGCTGACCACTGCTCAACATCCCAAATTTTCGTAACCCAATCTTCATAGAAATCAGGTTCATGGGAGACGAGCAGTACAGTGCCCTTGTATTCTTGCAATGCTCGCTTCAGCTCAGCCTTGGCAATAACATCAAGGTGATTCGTAGGTTCATCGAACAGAACCCAGTTGCTCTCACGCATCAATAGCTTACAAAGACGTACCTTGGCTTGTTCACCACCACTTAGCATGCTAAGCGGACGAGTAATATGCTCGTTTTTCAGACCACAGCGAGCTAGATGTCCACGTACTTCATTCTGAGTTAGACTAGAGAATTCATTCCAGACATCCTCAATAGGCGTAAGATTAGCTGCTTTCACTTCTTGTTGGAAGTATGCTGAATTCAGATAATCTCCTAGATAAGTTTTCCCGCTATACGTTGGGATCACTCCAAGAATAGTCTTCAGCAGCGTGGATTTACCTACACCATTACAACCAACGATTGCAAT contains the following coding sequences:
- a CDS encoding ThiF family adenylyltransferase: MNHRDRREDRYSRQVRFTPFGAEGQQGLDQSSVLVVGAGALGTGIAETLVRCGVGRVILADRDYVEWSNLQRQQLYTEADAQEHMPKAVAAQRRLQQINSEVVVEAHVIDVRVEELEGLISGVDLIMDGTDNFDTRLIINDMAQKHGIPWIYGACVGSYGITYTILPGETPCLHCLLGAVPLGGDTCDTAGILPQAVQLVTANATAEALKLLGKRKAQLRNKLLTFDVWRNEHQEIGVKAAKKDNCPSCGNHPIYPYLTAANTERSDVLCGRDTVQIRPARPQKLNLQETANRLSRLGSGSVDSNAYLVSFEEGPYRLVIFADGRALIHGTKDIAAARSFYHRYFG